A section of the Elusimicrobiota bacterium genome encodes:
- a CDS encoding methyltransferase domain-containing protein: MKPPALRVPKDWWRKLFTPEFFDPADKLHLALAPMQAAFLMKALRLKRGAALLDLCCGPGRHSLLLARKGLRVTGLDLSKPYLRRARERARRLKLPVRFVLADMRALPFRAEFDAVINLFTSFGYFHRQSENLAVLRGVRRALKPGGLLFMEMMHRGWVTRNFTARDWTTLDGGYLLEERKLLAGGRRIATRWVRVYPDGRRLERRLALHNYDQASLSALLRRAGLEPVRFWGGFAGEPLRQGSKRLMVLARAGGRRT, from the coding sequence GTGAAGCCTCCCGCGCTCCGCGTCCCCAAGGACTGGTGGCGCAAGCTCTTCACCCCCGAGTTCTTCGACCCGGCCGATAAGCTGCACCTGGCCCTGGCTCCCATGCAGGCCGCTTTCCTCATGAAGGCCCTGCGCCTCAAACGCGGGGCCGCGCTCTTGGACCTCTGCTGCGGCCCGGGGCGGCACTCCCTGCTGCTCGCCCGCAAAGGGCTGCGCGTGACCGGCCTGGACCTTTCCAAGCCCTACCTGCGCAGGGCGCGCGAGCGCGCCCGGCGCCTGAAGCTGCCCGTGCGCTTCGTGCTCGCGGACATGCGCGCGCTCCCCTTCCGCGCCGAGTTCGACGCGGTCATCAACCTCTTCACCAGCTTCGGCTACTTCCACCGGCAGAGCGAGAACCTGGCCGTGCTGCGGGGCGTGCGCCGGGCCCTCAAGCCGGGCGGCCTGCTGTTCATGGAGATGATGCACCGAGGCTGGGTCACGCGCAATTTCACGGCGCGGGATTGGACGACCTTGGACGGCGGCTATCTCCTGGAGGAGCGCAAGCTGCTGGCCGGGGGGCGGCGCATCGCGACCCGCTGGGTGCGCGTCTATCCCGACGGCAGACGCTTGGAGCGGCGGCTCGCCTTGCACAACTACGACCAGGCTTCTCTGTCGGCCTTGCTCCGGCGCGCGGGCCTGGAGCCCGTACGCTTCTGGGGCGGTTTCGCCGGGGAGCCCCTGCGCCAGGGCTCCAAGCGGCTCATGGTCCTGGCGCGCGCTGGAGGGAGAAGAACATGA
- a CDS encoding trypsin-like peptidase domain-containing protein, whose translation MRRSAALAVILSLAASPLGAALNPEEQNTIAVFKSAAPAVVFVTNIAVRQDFYMDEFAIPQGSGSGFVWDDAGHIVTNYHVVAGGDAFLVTLKDHTELQAELVGVEKRKDIAVLRVKAAPGKIFPLALGDSGRLQVGQKTLAIGNPFGLDNTLTTGIVSALGRQVRSVAGVPIRDMIQTDAAINPGNSGGPLLDSDGRLIGMNMMIYSPSGASAGIGFAVPVDIIKRVVPQIIKHGHAAQPGIGISVLRDDQTLQLLGQADGVVVRDVEPGLPADLAGVRGLRASRGRLVLGDIIVGMDGQPVKDYDDLYNAFDRHKVGDLVEFALLRGGKKRAVQIELVDVF comes from the coding sequence ATGAGACGATCCGCGGCCCTCGCCGTCATCCTGTCCCTGGCGGCCTCCCCGCTGGGCGCGGCTCTCAACCCCGAGGAGCAGAACACCATCGCGGTCTTCAAGTCGGCCGCCCCCGCGGTCGTGTTCGTCACCAACATCGCGGTGCGGCAGGACTTCTACATGGACGAGTTCGCCATCCCCCAGGGCAGCGGCTCGGGCTTCGTCTGGGACGACGCCGGGCACATCGTCACGAACTACCACGTGGTGGCCGGCGGCGACGCCTTCCTGGTGACGCTCAAGGACCACACCGAGCTGCAGGCCGAGCTGGTGGGGGTGGAGAAGCGCAAGGACATCGCCGTCCTGCGCGTGAAGGCGGCCCCGGGCAAGATCTTCCCCCTGGCCCTGGGCGACTCCGGCCGCCTGCAGGTCGGCCAGAAGACGCTCGCCATCGGCAACCCTTTCGGCTTGGACAACACCCTGACCACGGGCATCGTCAGCGCGTTGGGCCGCCAGGTGCGCAGCGTCGCGGGCGTCCCCATCCGCGATATGATCCAGACCGACGCGGCCATCAACCCCGGCAACTCGGGCGGGCCGCTGCTGGACTCGGACGGCCGGCTCATCGGGATGAACATGATGATCTACTCTCCCAGCGGGGCCAGCGCCGGCATCGGCTTCGCCGTCCCGGTCGACATCATCAAGAGGGTCGTGCCCCAGATCATCAAGCACGGCCATGCGGCCCAGCCCGGCATCGGCATCTCGGTGCTGCGCGACGACCAGACGCTCCAGCTCCTGGGCCAGGCCGACGGCGTGGTCGTGCGCGACGTGGAGCCGGGGCTGCCCGCGGACCTGGCCGGAGTGCGCGGCCTGCGCGCCTCCCGGGGGCGGCTCGTGCTGGGCGACATCATCGTGGGCATGGACGGCCAGCCGGTCAAGGACTACGACGACCTTTACAACGCCTTCGACCGGCACAAGGTCGGAGACCTGGTCGAGTTCGCGCTCTTGCGCGGCGGCAAGAAGCGCGCGGTCCAGATCGAACTGGTCGACGTGTTCTAG
- a CDS encoding glycosyltransferase family 39 protein, producing the protein MPSRNGSSPAWRGRALGLALVAALSVVMHLKGISSPLADVHYWRQSYTATLARNFHENGMRLLCPQIDWAGPYRGLAATEFPLFSWLTALLWPLAGLGELWGRLLATAFSALTAVYLFLLLEEDLGREAALYAGILFSFLPIEIFFGRTVQPEAMALCATVAAFYHWRLALGPARPWAHWAAATLAAFLAVSLKLPYVYLFAPLAWLSWERLGRSFWRDLRGWAAFGLALAGTAAWYKHASTGTFVIPSKPGEFGALLNYKLHYIPRQFISRFPELCATHLGLLPLAAGAVLFMRRRLFFYEAWFAAFGLSLVAGGSYTFDHEYTSLPWAPVNAAFMGAGLLLLREKASALRPRPKAWALAGLALLVAGMPVYSVLRIRRWYSIGSPALVRAAAAADRVSAPDDLFLCNSVHLPLFLFYLHRRGWGVGIEGDPAAAWAELDRRIAAGARFFFAPKSGPFQDREGETARRFYARFPVAYDQDGLLIFRLR; encoded by the coding sequence ATGCCATCAAGGAACGGATCGTCCCCCGCCTGGCGCGGCCGCGCGCTGGGCCTGGCCTTGGTCGCGGCCCTGTCCGTGGTGATGCATCTCAAAGGGATCTCCTCGCCCCTCGCGGACGTGCATTATTGGCGCCAGAGCTACACGGCTACGCTGGCGCGCAATTTCCATGAGAACGGCATGCGCCTGCTCTGCCCCCAGATCGACTGGGCCGGCCCCTACCGCGGCTTGGCGGCGACGGAATTCCCCCTCTTCAGCTGGCTGACCGCCCTGCTCTGGCCCCTGGCCGGCCTCGGCGAGCTGTGGGGGCGCCTGCTCGCGACAGCCTTCTCGGCGCTGACCGCCGTCTATCTGTTCCTGCTCCTGGAGGAGGACCTCGGCCGCGAGGCCGCGCTCTACGCCGGGATCCTGTTCTCCTTCCTGCCCATCGAGATCTTTTTCGGCCGGACCGTGCAGCCCGAGGCCATGGCGCTGTGCGCCACGGTCGCGGCCTTCTATCATTGGCGCCTCGCCCTCGGACCCGCGCGCCCTTGGGCGCACTGGGCGGCCGCGACGCTGGCCGCCTTCCTGGCCGTCTCGCTCAAGCTCCCCTACGTCTATCTGTTCGCCCCCCTGGCCTGGCTCTCCTGGGAGCGGCTGGGGCGCTCGTTCTGGCGCGACCTGCGCGGCTGGGCGGCCTTTGGGCTGGCCTTAGCCGGGACCGCCGCCTGGTACAAGCACGCCAGCACCGGGACCTTCGTCATCCCCTCGAAGCCGGGGGAGTTCGGGGCCTTGCTGAACTACAAGCTCCACTATATCCCGCGGCAGTTCATCTCGCGATTCCCGGAGCTCTGCGCCACCCACCTGGGCCTCCTGCCGCTGGCCGCCGGAGCCGTACTCTTCATGCGGCGGCGGCTGTTCTTCTACGAGGCCTGGTTCGCGGCATTCGGCTTGAGCCTGGTCGCGGGCGGCTCCTATACCTTCGACCATGAATACACCTCCCTGCCCTGGGCGCCGGTCAACGCGGCCTTCATGGGCGCGGGCCTGCTCCTCCTGCGCGAGAAGGCCTCGGCGCTGCGCCCGCGCCCCAAGGCGTGGGCCCTGGCGGGCCTGGCCCTCCTCGTGGCCGGCATGCCGGTCTACAGCGTGCTGCGCATCCGGCGCTGGTACAGCATCGGCTCTCCCGCGCTGGTACGAGCCGCGGCGGCCGCGGATCGCGTCAGCGCGCCGGACGACCTCTTCCTGTGCAACTCGGTCCATTTGCCGCTGTTCCTCTTCTATCTGCATCGCCGGGGCTGGGGGGTCGGGATCGAGGGGGACCCCGCCGCCGCATGGGCCGAGCTGGATCGGCGCATCGCCGCCGGGGCGCGCTTTTTCTTCGCGCCGAAATCCGGCCCCTTCCAGGACCGGGAAGGGGAGACGGCGCGGCGGTTCTATGCCCGCTTCCCGGTCGCCTACGACCAGGACGGCCTGCTGATCTTCCGGCTGCGCTGA
- the rlmD gene encoding 23S rRNA (uracil(1939)-C(5))-methyltransferase RlmD, which translates to MSASSNSPRPAISPRCSHFGTCGGCASQHLPYEEQLRLKTEKVRAALASIKDIPEPRTHASPDIWFYRNKMEFSFGDVYPPQTGGPTVKLGMKPKGRWYEILDLRECFLLSAETAPLLARVRAWAESQRLAPYNGHKKTGFLRHLVLREGKNTGERMVNLVTAPGDFPADSFLAAVAEAYPAATILRGINDKVSDVAVSDRLEVLSGPGHITEVLRFDDRELEFRISPHSFFQTNTGAANLLYGLVRDWVKEEKAGTVLDLYSGGGGITLSVADCCRKVVGVESNAAAVEDAKANARFNRLHNAEFYSGSTEFLLPALLALEPQVLICDPPRAGMHPTARAALAAQGPGTVICVSCNPASLARDLEALCAAYRLERLEVFDLFPHTEHVETVALLRRN; encoded by the coding sequence ATGTCTGCTTCTTCAAATTCTCCCCGCCCGGCCATTAGCCCGCGCTGCTCCCATTTCGGGACCTGCGGCGGCTGCGCCAGCCAGCACCTGCCCTACGAGGAGCAGCTCCGGCTCAAGACCGAGAAGGTCCGTGCGGCCCTGGCCTCTATAAAGGATATCCCCGAGCCCAGGACCCACGCCTCGCCGGACATCTGGTTCTACCGCAACAAGATGGAGTTCAGTTTCGGGGACGTCTATCCCCCGCAGACGGGCGGGCCCACGGTTAAGCTGGGCATGAAGCCCAAGGGCCGCTGGTACGAGATCCTGGACCTGCGGGAATGCTTCCTGCTTTCCGCGGAGACGGCGCCGCTGCTGGCGCGCGTGCGCGCCTGGGCGGAGTCGCAGCGGCTCGCCCCGTACAACGGCCACAAGAAGACGGGCTTCCTGCGCCACCTGGTGCTGCGCGAGGGCAAGAACACGGGCGAGCGCATGGTCAACCTGGTGACGGCTCCGGGGGATTTCCCGGCCGATTCCTTCCTGGCGGCCGTCGCAGAGGCCTACCCCGCCGCCACGATCCTGCGCGGGATCAACGACAAGGTCTCGGATGTGGCGGTCAGCGACCGGCTGGAGGTGCTCTCCGGTCCGGGGCATATCACCGAGGTCCTGCGCTTCGACGACAGGGAGCTCGAGTTCCGCATCTCGCCGCATTCCTTCTTCCAGACCAATACGGGGGCCGCCAACCTCCTTTACGGCCTGGTGCGCGACTGGGTCAAGGAAGAGAAGGCCGGCACGGTGCTGGACCTCTACTCCGGCGGAGGCGGGATCACGCTTTCCGTTGCGGACTGCTGCCGCAAGGTCGTGGGCGTGGAATCCAATGCGGCCGCGGTCGAAGACGCCAAGGCCAACGCGCGGTTCAACCGGCTGCACAACGCCGAATTCTACTCCGGCTCCACGGAATTCCTCCTGCCCGCGCTGCTGGCTTTGGAGCCGCAGGTGCTCATCTGCGACCCGCCCCGGGCCGGGATGCACCCGACGGCGCGCGCGGCGCTGGCCGCCCAGGGGCCCGGCACGGTCATCTGCGTCTCCTGCAACCCGGCGTCCTTGGCGCGGGACCTGGAGGCGCTGTGCGCCGCGTACCGTCTGGAGCGCCTGGAGGTCTTCGACCTGTTTCCGCACACGGAGCATGTGGAGACCGTGGCCCTCCTGCGGCGAAATTAG
- a CDS encoding response regulator, which yields MADRKRILVAEDDLDLLELLRTEFTAQGYETLTAVDGKEALRVALAEKPDLILLDVMMPHIDGYHVASEVTSKLGPESPHIIIMTGRDTIREQGIAMMSGAHEVVQKPFAMADLRRRVAAALG from the coding sequence ATGGCGGATAGAAAGCGCATCTTAGTGGCGGAGGACGATCTGGACCTGCTGGAGCTCCTCAGGACGGAGTTCACCGCTCAAGGCTACGAAACCCTCACCGCCGTCGACGGCAAGGAAGCCCTGCGGGTGGCTCTGGCCGAGAAGCCCGACCTCATCCTCCTCGACGTGATGATGCCCCACATCGACGGCTACCATGTCGCCAGCGAGGTCACCAGCAAGCTGGGACCCGAATCCCCCCACATCATCATCATGACCGGCCGGGACACCATCCGGGAGCAGGGCATCGCCATGATGAGCGGAGCCCACGAGGTGGTGCAGAAGCCTTTCGCGATGGCGGACCTGCGCCGGCGCGTGGCAGCGGCCCTGGGGTGA
- a CDS encoding LptF/LptG family permease, producing MLGTLEAPLRILPRYCLRLFAPVFLLCLSVFTGVLLMNNFLRLFNMALLKGISLFWILGCFFRLLPYFLSLALPMAFLVATMVTLGQLSEQGEITALRASGFSFWDLTWPFLAMAAACSAALFLLNHKIAPEGFHSFRKQYTIAAQQVSKVELQPGSFLRLGPWKLYARKADPDTGRLEGVYLVRANAKDAGLRVSAREGLLTITPGKSLDLRLEQGVLQLPNKEPERFTAGRFSRYRLSVPVAGTPEGRESLDIPEITSAQLREGIAEPGRDAQSRNEYRVELAMRSAVALAPFVFFWIAAPLGLRFQRHSRGLGFAASLLVLMAYYGLVAVGVGIGRRNDRFSRSAPWLADVAALALGAVLTRRVVSR from the coding sequence GTGCTCGGGACCCTCGAAGCCCCACTGCGCATCCTGCCCCGCTACTGCCTGCGGCTTTTCGCCCCGGTCTTCCTGCTGTGCCTGAGCGTGTTCACGGGCGTCCTGCTCATGAACAACTTCCTGCGGCTCTTCAACATGGCGCTGCTCAAGGGCATCTCCCTGTTCTGGATCCTGGGCTGCTTCTTCCGGCTCTTGCCGTATTTCCTGAGCCTGGCCCTGCCCATGGCCTTCCTGGTGGCCACGATGGTGACCTTGGGCCAGCTCAGCGAGCAGGGCGAGATCACGGCTCTGCGCGCCTCGGGGTTCTCGTTCTGGGACTTGACCTGGCCCTTCTTGGCCATGGCCGCGGCCTGCAGCGCAGCGCTCTTCCTGCTCAATCACAAGATCGCCCCGGAGGGTTTCCATTCCTTCCGCAAGCAGTACACGATCGCCGCCCAGCAGGTCTCGAAGGTCGAGCTGCAGCCGGGCTCGTTCCTGCGCCTGGGCCCCTGGAAGCTCTACGCGCGCAAGGCCGACCCCGACACCGGGCGCCTGGAGGGCGTCTACTTGGTGCGCGCCAACGCCAAGGACGCGGGCCTGCGCGTGAGCGCCCGTGAGGGTTTGCTCACCATAACGCCGGGCAAGTCGCTGGACCTGAGGCTCGAGCAGGGCGTCCTGCAGCTGCCCAACAAGGAGCCGGAGCGGTTCACCGCGGGCCGCTTCAGCCGCTACCGCCTGAGCGTGCCCGTGGCGGGGACCCCGGAGGGACGGGAATCGCTCGACATCCCGGAGATCACTTCCGCGCAGCTGCGCGAGGGCATCGCCGAGCCGGGCCGCGACGCGCAGTCCCGCAACGAATACCGGGTGGAACTGGCCATGCGCAGCGCCGTGGCCCTGGCTCCCTTCGTCTTCTTCTGGATCGCGGCGCCCCTGGGCCTGCGCTTCCAGCGCCACAGCCGCGGTCTGGGATTCGCGGCGAGCCTGCTGGTGCTCATGGCCTACTATGGCCTGGTGGCGGTGGGCGTGGGCATCGGGCGCCGCAACGACCGGTTCTCCCGGTCCGCTCCCTGGCTGGCCGACGTCGCGGCCCTGGCCTTGGGCGCGGTCTTGACCCGGAGGGTGGTGTCGCGATGA
- the traF gene encoding conjugal transfer protein TraF, which yields MKRASLVVALTSLLAQAGYATEWHVLGARAMGMGGAGVAVAEGPVGGYWNPASLGRAESPSGVQVPADVHAALTGQVIEGANDAHDIISDCQKTPVGPLCAQPNIDSALAKLNDPNNGLRADAALGAHVKIDKLAVFVNDLGYAAAVPKIDNTNTTAATFANNQSELIIKGLSVTEIGAGYGRELPWVPGLFVGGNLKILVGKAGWYDYSLNANSPGASNALNKFMSGAKTSVQPGVDLGALWDVHRTLEIVPFQPRIGITARNINNPQFSNPDQAKLAGAPSNYSLQGNARLGVAVSPLSFWHLAADADLTRNLTSVGGVASQYAGVGTEVNLGNSQNFNVPLRIGLARNLAQSGSKTSLTGGFGIHLLHFMVDASAMVSPSRVQTKSAQKNEKIPAELSLGVQVGMLFGGGKDAAKAE from the coding sequence ATGAAACGAGCTTCCCTCGTCGTCGCTTTGACTTCGTTGTTGGCCCAGGCCGGTTACGCCACGGAGTGGCACGTCCTGGGAGCGCGGGCCATGGGCATGGGCGGAGCCGGCGTGGCCGTCGCCGAGGGCCCAGTCGGGGGCTACTGGAACCCGGCCTCCTTGGGCCGCGCCGAGAGCCCCTCGGGCGTGCAGGTGCCGGCGGACGTGCATGCCGCGCTCACCGGGCAGGTCATCGAGGGCGCCAACGACGCGCACGACATCATCAGCGACTGCCAAAAGACCCCGGTCGGGCCTCTGTGCGCCCAGCCCAACATCGACTCGGCCTTGGCCAAGCTCAACGACCCGAACAACGGCCTGCGCGCCGACGCGGCTTTGGGCGCGCACGTCAAGATCGATAAGCTGGCCGTGTTCGTCAACGACCTGGGCTATGCCGCGGCCGTGCCCAAGATCGACAACACCAACACCACGGCCGCCACCTTCGCCAACAACCAATCCGAACTCATCATCAAAGGCCTCTCCGTGACGGAGATCGGGGCCGGCTACGGCCGGGAGCTGCCCTGGGTGCCGGGCCTGTTCGTGGGCGGCAACCTCAAGATCCTGGTGGGCAAGGCGGGCTGGTACGACTACTCCCTCAACGCCAACTCGCCCGGCGCGTCCAACGCCCTCAACAAGTTCATGAGCGGCGCCAAGACCAGCGTCCAGCCCGGCGTGGACCTGGGAGCTCTCTGGGACGTGCACCGCACGCTCGAGATCGTGCCCTTCCAGCCGCGCATCGGCATCACCGCGCGCAACATCAACAACCCGCAGTTCTCAAACCCGGACCAAGCCAAGCTCGCGGGAGCGCCCTCCAATTACTCCCTGCAGGGCAACGCGCGCCTGGGCGTGGCCGTGAGCCCCCTCAGCTTCTGGCACCTGGCGGCAGACGCCGACCTCACCAGGAACCTGACCTCGGTGGGCGGAGTGGCCAGCCAGTACGCGGGCGTGGGCACCGAGGTCAACCTGGGCAACAGCCAGAACTTCAACGTCCCCCTCCGGATCGGCCTGGCGCGCAACTTGGCGCAGTCCGGCTCCAAGACCTCCCTGACCGGAGGCTTCGGGATCCACTTGCTGCACTTCATGGTGGACGCCTCGGCCATGGTCTCGCCGTCGCGAGTGCAGACCAAATCCGCCCAGAAGAACGAGAAGATCCCCGCCGAGCTCTCCCTCGGAGTGCAGGTGGGCATGCTCTTCGGCGGCGGCAAGGACGCGGCCAAGGCGGAGTAG
- a CDS encoding LptF/LptG family permease codes for MSIFSWYMVRRFSKPFLFGLGLFAVLIFLGDLFNKMHQLMKSHASLWIILQYLWLDVPYWGVRIIPMATLLATLVAITGFIQSGEWLAGQACGFESRTFWKPLVGCALAVTVLCFAAQETILPACYHRVRQLWEDRIYPEWDWDVFQGVAFVVGPERFVSAQTLFVKAGQLERPVLEDVGTDGVARQLDALKASWDASLGRWVFLDGVERIFDKGVMRETPFKRKVSELDLPPRTLVPKTVDPDEMSLLELLSYSRRMRRLGAPVTQLRVAAHAKVAYPFTNVIFCALGIPIAMRLRRSPMVVNFCVAMAISFLFLWFIELGKALGASGRLPPVAAAWTPNLVFGGLAAGFIKRWAWH; via the coding sequence ATGAGCATCTTCTCCTGGTACATGGTGCGGCGCTTCAGCAAGCCTTTCCTGTTCGGGCTGGGGCTCTTCGCGGTGCTCATCTTCCTGGGCGACCTCTTCAATAAGATGCACCAGCTCATGAAGAGCCATGCGTCGCTCTGGATCATCCTGCAGTACCTTTGGCTCGACGTGCCCTATTGGGGGGTGCGCATCATCCCGATGGCGACGCTGCTGGCGACCTTGGTGGCCATCACGGGCTTCATCCAGAGCGGGGAGTGGCTGGCGGGGCAGGCTTGCGGCTTCGAGTCGCGGACCTTCTGGAAGCCTCTGGTGGGCTGCGCTCTGGCCGTCACGGTCCTGTGCTTCGCCGCGCAGGAGACGATCCTGCCCGCCTGCTATCACCGCGTCCGCCAGCTTTGGGAGGACCGGATCTACCCGGAATGGGATTGGGACGTGTTCCAGGGGGTGGCTTTCGTGGTGGGCCCGGAGCGCTTCGTCTCGGCCCAGACCCTGTTCGTCAAGGCCGGCCAGCTGGAGCGCCCGGTCCTGGAGGACGTGGGAACCGACGGCGTGGCGCGCCAGCTCGACGCTTTGAAGGCGTCTTGGGACGCCTCGCTCGGACGCTGGGTGTTTCTTGACGGCGTGGAGCGCATCTTCGACAAGGGGGTGATGCGGGAGACGCCCTTCAAGCGCAAGGTCTCGGAGCTGGACCTGCCGCCGCGCACCCTGGTCCCCAAGACTGTGGATCCGGACGAGATGTCGCTGCTGGAGCTTTTGAGCTACAGCCGGCGCATGCGCCGGCTGGGCGCGCCGGTGACCCAACTGCGGGTGGCGGCTCACGCCAAGGTGGCCTATCCCTTCACCAACGTGATATTCTGCGCCCTGGGCATCCCGATCGCCATGCGCTTGCGCCGCAGCCCCATGGTCGTGAACTTCTGCGTGGCCATGGCCATTTCCTTCCTGTTCCTGTGGTTCATAGAGCTGGGCAAGGCCCTGGGGGCGAGCGGTCGCCTGCCGCCCGTTGCCGCCGCCTGGACTCCGAACCTGGTGTTCGGGGGCTTGGCCGCGGGGTTCATCAAGCGCTGGGCTTGGCATTGA
- the ychF gene encoding redox-regulated ATPase YchF, whose translation MEIGIVGLPNVGKSTIFNALTSGHAAASNYPFTTLSPNVGVVAVPDARLERLHALFPAKKKFPATVRFVDIAGLVKGAAAGEGLGNKFLSHIREVDAVLMLVRLFHDPDVVHTMGGVDPRRDVEVVEAELILADLAAVEKAMEKLVTKARTGVGEARAALAVLEKVKPGLQAGKTVRQLGLPPEAVKDFFFLTAKPMLFVGNTDEKTDPALAEQLEALARSRGAGCIALTGKLEAELAELPPEERGAFLKDMGLQAPGLERVIVAAYKLLGQISFFTIGEAEIRAWNLASGWKAPQAAGRIHTDFEKGFIKADVYPFAELDRHGSEAALREKGLIRSEGKDYVVKDGDVCFFKFSPPGH comes from the coding sequence ATGGAGATCGGCATCGTCGGCCTGCCCAACGTCGGCAAGTCCACCATCTTCAACGCCCTGACCTCCGGCCACGCGGCCGCCTCCAACTACCCCTTCACCACTCTTTCGCCCAACGTGGGCGTAGTCGCCGTGCCCGACGCGCGCCTGGAGCGCCTGCACGCCCTCTTCCCCGCCAAGAAGAAGTTCCCGGCCACGGTGCGCTTCGTGGACATCGCGGGACTGGTGAAAGGCGCTGCGGCCGGCGAAGGCCTGGGCAACAAGTTCCTCTCGCACATCCGCGAGGTCGACGCGGTGCTGATGCTGGTGCGGCTCTTCCACGACCCGGACGTGGTCCACACCATGGGCGGAGTGGACCCGCGGCGAGACGTGGAGGTGGTGGAGGCCGAGCTCATCCTGGCCGACCTGGCCGCGGTGGAGAAGGCCATGGAGAAGCTCGTCACCAAGGCCCGCACCGGGGTAGGTGAGGCGCGCGCCGCCCTCGCCGTGCTGGAGAAGGTCAAGCCCGGCCTGCAGGCGGGCAAGACCGTGCGCCAGTTGGGACTGCCCCCGGAGGCGGTCAAGGACTTCTTCTTCCTCACGGCCAAACCCATGCTTTTCGTGGGCAACACGGATGAGAAGACGGACCCGGCCTTGGCGGAGCAGTTGGAGGCGCTGGCCCGGTCGCGGGGCGCTGGCTGCATCGCCTTGACCGGCAAGCTCGAGGCCGAGCTCGCGGAGCTGCCGCCCGAGGAGCGCGGGGCATTCCTGAAGGACATGGGGCTGCAAGCCCCCGGCCTGGAGCGCGTCATCGTGGCGGCGTACAAGCTGCTGGGCCAGATCAGCTTCTTCACCATCGGCGAGGCCGAGATTCGCGCCTGGAACCTCGCCTCGGGCTGGAAGGCCCCGCAGGCCGCGGGGCGCATCCATACGGATTTCGAGAAAGGCTTCATCAAGGCCGATGTCTATCCCTTCGCGGAGCTCGACCGGCACGGCTCCGAGGCGGCCCTGCGCGAGAAGGGCCTCATCCGCTCCGAGGGCAAGGACTATGTCGTCAAGGACGGCGATGTCTGCTTCTTCAAATTCTCCCCGCCCGGCCATTAG